The Spirochaetota bacterium genomic sequence CCTTTAGCATATCTAATCTTCCTCAGGTTAAAAAAATTCTCGATGATTCCGGGATAGATTTTGATGATGACATTTTAATCCTTAGAAGAGAACTCCACACCAACAGCAAAGGACGATGCTTCGCAAATTCAACACAAATACCACTCTCCAAGTTAAAAGAGATATCGGATTATCTGGTTGATATTCATGGCCAAAATGAACATCAAAGCATTGTAAGAATCGCAAAACATCGTGAGATATTGGACAGCTTCTTTAGACTCCAAAATTTAGTGGAAAAAATTAATAAAATATTTTACCAATTAAACAACCTACAGGAAAAGATATCATCTTATCAAATAGATGAGAGGGAAAAGGGAAGGAGAATTGAATATCTAGAATTTGTAATAAGAGAGATCGATTCTGCCAACTTATTAGCAAATGAAGAGAATGAATTGAGGAATGAATCTAAGATACTGGCCAATGCAGAAAAACTTTTCTCGGAGATCAATAGTTCCTCATCTCATCTGAATGATGAAAGTGGAATTATCCAAAGACTGAAAAGGGTTGAACAAAGCCTTAACATAATATCTGAGTATGATCCTGAAATTGTTAAAATTGTAGAAACGACTAAGGAGGCTCTCTATTCTCTTGAAGATATTTCAATCTTTTTAAGACACTATAGAAGTAATATCGACTTTTCACCAGAAAGGCTAAACGAGGTTGAGGCAAGGCTCACCCTGATTCATGGCCTGAGTAAAAAATATGGTACTACAATACAAGAGATTCTTGAGTATGCTGAAAGATCAAGAGAAGAGTTAAATGCCATCTCTTCAAGTGAAGATGAGGTCCAGAGGTTTGAACAGGAATATAAGAGGACTATAAAAGAAGCGAAGGAAACAGCCTTAGAACTCTCACTAAAAAGAAAATCAGCAGCAACAGAACTAGAAGATAGAGTCATGAAGGAGTTGGCTGACCTTGGAATGGCAGGCACAGTATTCAGGGTCTCCATAAAGCGAGAGATAAGCCCAGATGGACAAATTGAGACTGATAATAAAAGATATGTGCTCTATCCTCATGGGATCGACAAAATAGAGTTCCTCCTCTCTACAAACATAGGTGAAGACCTGCGAGAATTAAGGCGTGTAGCCTCTGGAGGTGAGATGTCCAGGATAATGCTAGCCCTAAAAAAGGCGATACTCTCAGCAGATATTGTTGAAAGCCTTGTTTTCGATGAGGTTGATGCTGGGATAGGTGGAGCTACTGCTGAGATTGTAGGGAAAAAACTTAAATCCCTTGCTCAGGATAGACAGGTTCTTGTGATTACACATCATCCTCAGATTGCTGCAATGTCAGATAGTCATTTTTTTATTCAAAAGGAAATGATCAATGCTAGGGTCATCACATATGTTAAGAGCTTAAATAAGGAGGATCGAATTAGAGAGATTGCGCGAATGCTTGCAGGTGAAAAGATAACAGATATCACAATAAAACATGCAAAAGAGTTGATATCCCTTGCTGATAACAATTAGAGATTAAGAATCTGTTTATGACGAAATCTGTTTCACAAAATATTAATTTAACTGACATCCTTACTCAACTAATTGAAATTATTATCCTTCATACTAATATATTCAATCATATTGATATGAATAGGATTCTCATAAGCATTGCCTTTAATAGAAAGAATAGCCGTGGCTTTACCTTAGCCAAACTAGTGCCCCTAAGGTTTAAGGATGGATCCAATATTCTAAAATATAATAATAAACGATATACAATGCCAAGGATTGTTAACAATGGAATTTCCTTGCTCTATATAATCTATTTCTATAGTCCAAAATTCTTCGATCTTCCCCCAATTGAAAAATTAAGGGTAATCTTCCATGAGTTATATCACATAAGTCCAGAATTCAATGGAGATATTCGAAGATTGGGAAGAGTCAAGGCAGCTCATGGAGCCTCAAAGAAAAAATATAACATTCAGTTTGAGAAGGAACTACAGCAGTTTTATTCCACTATCTCTGAAACGCAAATAAAATATTTCCTCGACTTGGATACAAATCTCCTCAGGAAAAACTACCAAAATATCTATTGCAGAAGGATGAAACTTCCAAAACCTATAGCTTTATAATAATCAGAAGGTATAATCCCCCTTGATTATGCCGGAATAACTATCTACCTTAACATCATCAATATGACCATAGAAGGTTAAACCATAGAGATTGTTCTTTATAGCCCTAATAAAATCAGCTATCTTTTCCTCTTCATCACAATCTAATATCACGCGTACAGTGCCATCCCTGAGATTGGAAGCAGATCCTCTGATGCCAAGTTTCTTCGCATTCTGGCTGCAATAATGCCGACAAAAAACCCCCTGCACCCTCCCGCTTAAGGTTAGTTCCTTTGGCATATAGATCCTCTATTAACAAATCAATATATCTTTTCGAACACACACAGGGTGTATTCCTTCAACTGACTTACCTATCCTACAAGTTACTATTCATAGTCATTGGCGTATGGATTTTTTCAATACACCTCGCAGAAGTATATTACCTTGATACAATAAAATCCTCCAACCTCTTTGTTTCAGGATCATAACCCGATCTTAATATTATGTTTATAGACTGATCCTCCCTGGTCTTTGGATAATCAGTATTATAATGAAGCCCCCTACTCTCCTTCCTATTCATAGCACTTATTATTATCAGTTTCGCAACTGTGACGAGGTTTCTCAGTTCTACAAGCCTTGATGATATTGTGCTTCGCATATAATAATCATTGATCTCCTCTTCAAGAAGAAGTATCCTTCTATAAGCTCTCTGAAGACGCAGATTCGATCTCACAATACCAACATAATCCCACATGAGCCTCTTCACCTCGTCAATGTTATGTTGGATCAATATCCACTCCTCTAGATCGAATGTTCCCTCTTTACTCCAAAATGGGTATTCAGGGATATCGATCTTTTCATCTATTGTATGCATTAAATACTCATAAGCCCTGTTTGAAAATACTACTGCCTCGAGCAATGAGTTGCTTGCTAATCTATTTGCGCCATGAACCCCGGTACAACTGGATTCACCAATTACAAAGAGATTCCTTATTGAGGTTTTTCCATTCACATCAGATACCACCCCGCCGCACAAATAATGTGCTGCTGGAACAACAGGAATAGGTTCCGTGGATATATCTATACCAACCTTTAAACATTCCCTGAAAATATGAGGGAATCTACTCTCCAAAAAATCTCTTCCCTTGAAAGTAATATCTAAAAATACACATGATTCTCCCAGTCTTTTCAATTCCATATCAATCGCCCTGGCCACAATATCCCTTGGAGCAAG encodes the following:
- the recN gene encoding DNA repair protein RecN; translated protein: MLLELGINNFALIEKINIKFQKGLNILTGETGAGKSILIDALSGVLGEKMTTDMIRSGFEKATLEGTFSISNLPQVKKILDDSGIDFDDDILILRRELHTNSKGRCFANSTQIPLSKLKEISDYLVDIHGQNEHQSIVRIAKHREILDSFFRLQNLVEKINKIFYQLNNLQEKISSYQIDEREKGRRIEYLEFVIREIDSANLLANEENELRNESKILANAEKLFSEINSSSSHLNDESGIIQRLKRVEQSLNIISEYDPEIVKIVETTKEALYSLEDISIFLRHYRSNIDFSPERLNEVEARLTLIHGLSKKYGTTIQEILEYAERSREELNAISSSEDEVQRFEQEYKRTIKEAKETALELSLKRKSAATELEDRVMKELADLGMAGTVFRVSIKREISPDGQIETDNKRYVLYPHGIDKIEFLLSTNIGEDLRELRRVASGGEMSRIMLALKKAILSADIVESLVFDEVDAGIGGATAEIVGKKLKSLAQDRQVLVITHHPQIAAMSDSHFFIQKEMINARVITYVKSLNKEDRIREIARMLAGEKITDITIKHAKELISLADNN
- a CDS encoding putative metallopeptidase produces the protein MTKSVSQNINLTDILTQLIEIIILHTNIFNHIDMNRILISIAFNRKNSRGFTLAKLVPLRFKDGSNILKYNNKRYTMPRIVNNGISLLYIIYFYSPKFFDLPPIEKLRVIFHELYHISPEFNGDIRRLGRVKAAHGASKKKYNIQFEKELQQFYSTISETQIKYFLDLDTNLLRKNYQNIYCRRMKLPKPIAL
- a CDS encoding acylphosphatase, with the translated sequence MPKELTLSGRVQGVFCRHYCSQNAKKLGIRGSASNLRDGTVRVILDCDEEEKIADFIRAIKNNLYGLTFYGHIDDVKVDSYSGIIKGDYTF